Proteins encoded within one genomic window of Kibdelosporangium phytohabitans:
- a CDS encoding Pls/PosA family non-ribosomal peptide synthetase has product MSGSGFAVFASDPSPSPRTLVGILRATTQVFPDAPALADENVCLTYAELSSQVNALAERLAAAGAGAGDRIGVRIPSGTSDLYVGILAVLSIGAAYVPVDFDDPPDRADVVWVQAGARAVLGANLEITSHNSRGVVNTVRKAPETSDDAWVIFTSGSTGTPKGVAVTHRAAAAFVDAEARLFCQADPIGPGDRVLAALSVAFDASCEEMWLAWRHGACLVAAPREQVRSGADFGTWLAEHKVTVVSTVPTLAALWPRESLDGVRLLILGGEACPLELVTRLAADGREVWNTYGPTEATVVACASQLHDNEAVRIGLPLDGWQLAVVDNTGNLIQHGEVGELVIGGVGLGRYLDPVRDAQRYAPLDALGWERAYRTGDLVRAEPAGLLFVGRVDDQVKISGRRVELGEIDAALSALPGVTSAACAVHKTATGTPVLVGYVVPGETFDEAYAREILTSRLPAGLVPRLVELPALPTKTSGKVDRAALPWPLTTTTADAQPFQTETEQWLGGQWSEVLGVQAGRGDDFFGLGGGSLAAARLVSLLRKRFPAVSVPDVYQRPSLLEQAAWLDTLHVDEPTQRTVLPTPRRAGLVQAAVQFVLFTLTGAKWVLALVILNDLVDLIDPDPLAPRTSWWIVLGVWLALVSPLGRLGIVFAGTRLLRRGVTPGEHPRGGRVHLRLWTLERIAATFGMSGFTGTHWASRYARVLGCAVGEDVMLHSMPPVTGLAVFGDRCTVEPEVDLAGWWLDGDILRVGTIDIGADSRVGTRSTVLPGARVGEGAEILPGSCVTATVPAGRRYAGTPLHDVGAAGEDWPTPRQASHTRRWNLAYTVSLMGLAALPVLLTIPWVLLGYSFVRNDETPSALLWHLLLIVPVATVGAVVLYAAVVVMLVRLAGLGIADGMHPALGRVGWCVWLTDRLVRSSRVNLFPLYASLATPTWLRALGARVGRDVEASTVVTLPRLTRVSDGSFLADDGLLAPFESRGGWMRLGHVQVGERAFLGNSGILGPGRAVPDRALVGVLSSAPAVSAPGSSWLGRPAIELPRVAETVDATRTFEPPRRLVLARAAIEACRVVPIVLSALLGIMALAVLDEVFYDFGLGMAVAVSGVMLGVVGVLACALTTLAKWLLVGRFRPGQHPLWSSFVWRNELFDCFVELLAVPWLVRSSPGTPWLNTWLRSLGARIGRGVWIETHWLPESDLVHLDAGASVNRGVVLQTHLFHDRLMRLDRVRIEGGATLGPNSIALPGSTVGTAATVGPVSLVMRGEDLPDRSRWLGNPVRAWD; this is encoded by the coding sequence ATGAGCGGGTCTGGTTTTGCTGTTTTCGCGTCTGATCCGAGTCCGTCGCCGCGTACGCTCGTCGGCATTCTGAGGGCGACGACCCAGGTTTTCCCTGATGCGCCCGCTCTGGCGGACGAGAACGTGTGCCTGACGTACGCCGAGCTGTCTTCGCAGGTGAACGCCCTTGCTGAACGGTTGGCTGCCGCCGGTGCCGGCGCGGGAGATCGAATCGGTGTCCGTATTCCGTCCGGCACGTCGGACCTTTACGTCGGCATACTGGCAGTATTGTCCATTGGTGCCGCCTATGTGCCCGTGGATTTCGACGACCCACCCGACCGGGCCGACGTGGTGTGGGTGCAGGCCGGAGCACGTGCCGTCCTCGGCGCGAACCTCGAAATCACGTCCCACAATTCACGCGGCGTTGTGAACACCGTGCGAAAAGCGCCGGAAACCTCGGACGACGCCTGGGTGATTTTCACGTCCGGGTCGACCGGCACACCCAAGGGCGTCGCGGTCACCCACCGCGCGGCGGCCGCGTTCGTCGACGCCGAGGCACGGCTGTTCTGCCAAGCCGACCCCATCGGGCCGGGCGACCGCGTGCTGGCCGCGCTGTCGGTCGCGTTCGACGCCTCCTGCGAGGAGATGTGGCTCGCGTGGCGGCACGGCGCGTGCCTCGTCGCGGCACCCCGCGAACAAGTCCGGTCCGGCGCGGACTTCGGCACCTGGCTCGCCGAGCACAAGGTCACCGTCGTGTCCACCGTGCCAACGCTTGCAGCGTTGTGGCCGCGTGAGTCATTGGACGGCGTCCGGTTGTTGATCCTTGGCGGTGAAGCGTGCCCACTTGAGCTGGTGACACGCCTCGCCGCGGACGGCCGTGAGGTGTGGAACACCTATGGCCCCACCGAGGCGACCGTGGTGGCGTGCGCGTCGCAACTGCACGACAACGAGGCCGTCCGGATCGGACTTCCCCTGGACGGCTGGCAGCTCGCGGTTGTCGACAACACGGGCAACCTCATCCAGCACGGCGAAGTGGGCGAACTCGTGATCGGTGGTGTCGGGCTCGGCCGCTACCTCGACCCCGTCCGTGACGCCCAGCGCTACGCGCCGCTGGACGCGTTGGGCTGGGAACGTGCTTACCGCACAGGCGATCTTGTCCGCGCGGAGCCCGCCGGGCTGCTGTTCGTCGGGCGAGTGGACGACCAGGTGAAGATCTCCGGCAGGCGCGTGGAACTCGGCGAGATCGACGCCGCGCTGTCGGCGTTGCCCGGCGTCACGTCCGCCGCGTGCGCGGTGCACAAGACCGCCACCGGTACACCGGTGCTCGTGGGTTACGTCGTGCCGGGTGAGACGTTCGACGAGGCGTACGCCCGCGAGATCCTGACCAGCCGGTTGCCCGCGGGCCTGGTGCCACGCCTGGTGGAGTTGCCCGCGTTGCCGACGAAGACCTCCGGCAAGGTCGACCGGGCCGCGTTGCCGTGGCCGTTGACCACGACCACCGCCGACGCGCAGCCGTTCCAGACCGAGACCGAACAGTGGCTCGGCGGACAATGGTCCGAGGTGCTGGGTGTCCAGGCCGGTCGGGGCGACGACTTCTTCGGCCTCGGCGGGGGCAGCCTGGCCGCCGCGCGACTGGTTTCGCTGCTGCGCAAGCGTTTCCCCGCGGTGTCGGTGCCCGACGTGTACCAGCGGCCGAGCTTGCTGGAACAAGCCGCGTGGCTGGACACGCTGCACGTGGACGAACCCACGCAGCGCACGGTCCTGCCGACGCCACGGCGTGCCGGGCTGGTGCAGGCGGCCGTGCAGTTCGTGCTGTTCACCCTCACCGGAGCGAAATGGGTGCTCGCGCTGGTGATCCTGAACGACCTCGTCGACCTGATCGACCCGGACCCGTTGGCGCCGCGGACGTCGTGGTGGATCGTGCTCGGCGTGTGGCTCGCGCTGGTCAGCCCGCTCGGCAGGCTGGGCATCGTGTTCGCCGGTACCCGTTTGCTGCGCCGCGGCGTCACCCCGGGCGAACATCCCCGCGGCGGACGGGTGCACCTGCGGCTGTGGACACTGGAACGGATCGCGGCGACGTTCGGCATGTCCGGCTTCACCGGCACGCACTGGGCGTCCCGGTACGCCCGTGTCCTCGGTTGCGCCGTCGGTGAGGACGTCATGCTGCACTCGATGCCCCCGGTGACCGGCCTGGCCGTCTTCGGCGACCGCTGCACGGTCGAGCCCGAAGTCGACCTCGCGGGGTGGTGGCTCGACGGTGACATCCTGCGTGTCGGCACGATCGACATCGGTGCGGACAGCCGTGTCGGCACCCGCAGCACGGTGTTGCCGGGCGCACGCGTCGGCGAAGGCGCGGAGATCCTGCCAGGCTCCTGCGTCACCGCGACGGTTCCCGCCGGTCGCCGCTACGCCGGAACTCCGCTGCACGATGTCGGCGCTGCAGGCGAGGACTGGCCGACGCCCCGGCAGGCCAGCCACACACGCCGTTGGAACCTCGCGTACACGGTGTCGCTGATGGGCTTGGCCGCATTGCCTGTGCTGCTGACGATTCCGTGGGTGCTGCTGGGCTATTCCTTTGTGCGAAACGACGAGACGCCGAGTGCCCTGCTGTGGCACCTGCTGCTGATCGTCCCCGTCGCCACAGTGGGCGCGGTTGTCCTGTACGCCGCGGTGGTCGTGATGCTGGTACGCCTGGCGGGACTGGGCATAGCCGACGGCATGCATCCCGCGTTGGGCCGGGTCGGATGGTGCGTGTGGCTCACCGACCGTCTGGTGCGCAGCTCGCGGGTGAACCTGTTTCCGTTGTACGCCAGCCTTGCCACACCCACCTGGTTGCGTGCGCTCGGCGCCCGTGTCGGCCGCGACGTCGAAGCGTCCACAGTGGTCACATTGCCTCGGTTGACCCGGGTCAGCGACGGCAGTTTCCTCGCTGACGACGGCCTGCTGGCGCCGTTCGAGTCACGCGGTGGCTGGATGCGGCTGGGGCACGTCCAGGTCGGGGAGCGCGCTTTCCTCGGCAACTCCGGGATTCTCGGACCGGGACGGGCAGTCCCGGACCGTGCGCTGGTCGGTGTGCTGTCCTCCGCGCCCGCTGTCTCCGCACCCGGGTCGTCCTGGCTGGGACGGCCGGCGATCGAACTGCCGCGCGTCGCGGAGACCGTGGACGCGACCCGCACCTTCGAACCGCCGCGACGGCTCGTCCTCGCCCGTGCGGCGATCGAGGCCTGCCGGGTGGTGCCGATCGTCCTCAGCGCACTGCTGGGCATCATGGCGCTGGCCGTGCTCGACGAGGTCTTCTACGACTTCGGTCTCGGCATGGCGGTCGCGGTCAGCGGCGTGATGCTCGGTGTCGTCGGTGTGCTCGCGTGCGCGCTCACCACGCTGGCGAAATGGCTGCTGGTCGGCCGGTTCCGGCCGGGACAGCACCCGCTGTGGAGCTCGTTCGTGTGGCGCAACGAACTGTTCGACTGCTTCGTGGAACTGCTCGCCGTACCGTGGCTCGTGCGCAGCTCACCGGGCACGCCGTGGCTCAACACCTGGCTGCGCAGCCTCGGCGCCCGGATCGGTCGCGGTGTGTGGATCGAGACGCACTGGCTGCCCGAGAGCGACCTCGTGCACCTCGACGCGGGTGCCTCGGTGAACCGGGGAGTCGTGCTGCAGACACACCTGTTCCACGACCGCCTGATGCGCCTGGACCGCGTCCGGATCGAAGGCGGCGCCACCCTCGGCCCGAACAGCATCGCCCTGCCGGGATCCACGGTCGGCACCGCGGCCACGGTCGGCCCGGTGTCGCTGGTGATGCGTGGCGAGGACCTGCCGGACCGCAGCCGCTGGCTCGGCAACCCCGTCCGGGCCTGGGACTAG
- a CDS encoding hemolysin family protein: MTSNSATLLVVAVLLVLFAGLFAAADAALSAVSRARVEGLVRAGRAGARQLLYVVSDRPRHVNLLLLLRLACELVATVLFTVACLNLIQPDGLAVLIAGVGMVVVSYVLVGVGPRTLGRQHPYAVGLVAAAPVRALGLVLGPLSRLLIVIGNAITPGKGFREGPFSSEVELRELVDLAGERGVVDEDEREMIHSVFELRATIAREVMVPRTEIIWIEQAKSVRQALALSLRTGFTRLPVIGESVDDIVGVVNLKDLVKQVVDSGDAARQVHEVMRPAEFVPDTKRLDDLLKEMQLSRNHMAIAVDEYGGTAGLLTIEDIIEEIVGEITDESDTDDRPPIEHLEDGAVRVSSRLPVEDLGELFGAEFDDLDVETVGGLLAQSLGRVPLPGAEAEVAGLRMRAEGGKDNRGRMRITTVVVCRSAKSLDDVPVKEGSGERG, translated from the coding sequence GTGACGTCGAACTCCGCCACGCTGCTCGTAGTCGCGGTGTTGCTGGTGCTGTTCGCGGGACTGTTCGCCGCGGCCGACGCGGCGCTGAGCGCGGTTTCCCGTGCGCGTGTCGAAGGGCTGGTCCGCGCGGGCCGTGCCGGGGCGCGTCAGCTGCTGTACGTGGTCAGCGACCGGCCGCGGCACGTGAACCTGCTGTTGCTGTTGCGGCTGGCCTGTGAGCTCGTGGCGACGGTGCTGTTCACCGTCGCCTGCCTCAACCTGATCCAGCCGGACGGCCTGGCCGTGCTGATCGCAGGCGTCGGCATGGTCGTCGTGTCGTACGTGCTGGTCGGTGTCGGTCCGAGGACCCTGGGCCGTCAGCACCCGTACGCGGTCGGCCTGGTCGCCGCGGCGCCCGTGCGTGCCCTCGGGCTGGTGCTCGGGCCGTTGAGCCGCCTGCTCATCGTGATCGGTAACGCGATCACGCCGGGCAAGGGCTTCCGGGAGGGCCCGTTCTCGTCCGAAGTGGAGCTGCGCGAACTGGTCGACCTCGCCGGGGAACGCGGCGTGGTGGACGAGGACGAGCGGGAGATGATCCACTCCGTCTTCGAGCTGCGGGCGACCATCGCGCGCGAGGTGATGGTGCCGCGTACCGAGATCATCTGGATCGAGCAGGCGAAGTCCGTCAGGCAAGCGCTTGCGCTGTCGCTGCGCACCGGGTTCACCCGGCTGCCGGTGATCGGCGAGAGCGTCGACGACATCGTCGGCGTGGTGAACCTCAAGGACCTGGTCAAGCAGGTCGTCGACAGCGGCGACGCGGCACGCCAGGTGCACGAGGTGATGCGGCCAGCCGAGTTCGTCCCGGACACCAAACGGCTGGACGACCTGCTCAAGGAGATGCAGCTGTCGCGCAACCACATGGCGATCGCGGTCGACGAGTACGGCGGCACGGCGGGGCTGCTGACCATCGAGGACATCATCGAGGAGATCGTCGGTGAGATCACCGACGAGTCCGACACCGACGACCGGCCGCCGATCGAGCACCTCGAGGACGGCGCGGTCCGCGTCAGCTCCCGGCTGCCCGTGGAGGACCTCGGCGAGCTGTTCGGTGCCGAGTTCGACGACCTGGACGTGGAGACCGTCGGCGGCCTGCTGGCCCAGAGCCTCGGCCGGGTGCCGCTGCCGGGCGCCGAGGCCGAGGTCGCCGGGCTGCGGATGCGCGCCGAGGGCGGCAAGGACAACCGCGGCCGGATGCGGATCACCACCGTCGTGGTGTGCCGTTCGGCCAAGTCGCTTGACGATGTACCGGTGAAGGAAGGGAGCGGCGAGCGTGGCTGA
- a CDS encoding YbjN domain-containing protein — translation MTSEAASTAALLSRARAALEMYHHVFVDDDGALTFRHGEVPCAVQAMQLAEGLNVLSLQCVVAWDLPDSPEIVTSVADRGGEALFGTAAVVHTDHGIDVTLRYTFPAEGLDVNALGTLFMLVVSGASSFRTDLLAGSQQ, via the coding sequence GTGACCAGCGAGGCCGCCAGCACGGCCGCCCTGCTCAGCAGGGCCCGTGCGGCACTGGAGATGTACCACCACGTCTTCGTCGACGACGACGGCGCGTTGACCTTCCGGCACGGCGAGGTGCCGTGCGCGGTGCAGGCCATGCAGCTGGCCGAAGGTCTCAACGTGCTGAGCCTGCAGTGCGTGGTCGCCTGGGATCTGCCGGACTCGCCGGAGATCGTCACCTCGGTGGCCGACAGGGGCGGAGAGGCCCTATTCGGGACGGCCGCGGTCGTGCACACTGACCACGGCATCGACGTCACTCTGCGCTACACGTTCCCAGCGGAGGGTCTCGACGTCAACGCGCTGGGCACCCTCTTCATGCTGGTCGTGTCCGGTGCGTCCTCGTTCCGGACGGACCTATTGGCGGGATCGCAACAGTGA
- a CDS encoding RDD family protein, protein MLGRHRADVRPVAAGELGEALLAPLGGRILAKLADIVIVFLPVYVVLAVVVPDSFLTVLAVTQVALVVYDTALTAGTGATPGKRLMRIKVVRMRTGRPPGFVPALIRAVLGVPFYLMPAVTALFDERANRGGHDRLAATVVVAA, encoded by the coding sequence ATGCTCGGACGGCACCGGGCCGACGTCCGGCCCGTCGCGGCCGGCGAGCTCGGCGAAGCCCTGCTCGCCCCGCTCGGCGGCCGGATCCTGGCCAAGCTGGCCGACATCGTGATCGTGTTCCTGCCGGTGTACGTGGTCCTCGCCGTTGTCGTGCCGGACAGCTTCCTGACCGTGCTCGCGGTCACCCAGGTCGCGCTGGTGGTCTACGACACCGCGCTGACCGCGGGGACCGGCGCCACGCCTGGGAAACGGCTGATGCGCATCAAGGTCGTCCGGATGCGGACCGGGCGTCCGCCCGGTTTCGTCCCGGCTTTGATCCGCGCGGTCCTGGGCGTACCGTTTTACTTGATGCCAGCCGTAACGGCGTTGTTCGACGAACGCGCCAATCGCGGCGGGCACGACCGGCTGGCCGCGACGGTCGTCGTCGCTGCCTGA
- a CDS encoding permease: protein MTTVAEGADDTHHHPAPKKRRLPIGSLEILCALLVVAVVFQDQLASLLGSEQIRTGATKFVAVCAQAIPFLVLGVIISGAIAAFVPPSVLRKVLPRRQALAVPVASVAGVALPGCECASVPVSRRLIQQGVAPSVALSFLLAAPAVNPIVLVATAVAFPGNPEMVLARFLGSLATAIGMGWLWARFGKLEWMAERALRRLPDRDGRSRWLTFVETARHDLVDSGGFLVIGGLTAAVLSVAVPASWLESLSGQVVLGVIVMALLAVILAICSEADAFVAASLSMLPLLPRLVFLVVGPAVDVKLVALQAGTFGKKFAFRFAPMTFLVAVVCGVVAGLVVFGGVR from the coding sequence GTGACAACAGTCGCAGAGGGTGCAGACGACACGCATCACCATCCGGCGCCGAAGAAGCGCCGACTGCCGATCGGGTCGCTGGAGATCCTCTGCGCACTGCTCGTCGTCGCGGTGGTGTTCCAGGACCAGCTGGCGAGCCTGCTCGGCTCTGAGCAGATCCGCACCGGAGCGACGAAGTTCGTCGCGGTGTGCGCGCAGGCCATCCCGTTCCTCGTGCTCGGCGTGATCATCAGCGGCGCGATCGCCGCGTTCGTGCCCCCGAGCGTGTTGCGCAAGGTCCTGCCGCGCAGGCAAGCGCTGGCCGTGCCGGTCGCGAGCGTCGCCGGTGTCGCGCTGCCGGGTTGTGAATGCGCGTCGGTGCCGGTGTCGCGCCGGCTGATCCAGCAAGGCGTGGCCCCGTCGGTCGCGCTGTCGTTCCTGCTCGCAGCGCCCGCGGTCAACCCGATCGTGCTTGTCGCGACAGCGGTGGCCTTCCCCGGCAACCCGGAAATGGTGCTGGCCCGGTTCCTCGGCTCGCTCGCGACCGCCATCGGGATGGGCTGGCTGTGGGCGCGGTTCGGCAAACTGGAGTGGATGGCCGAACGCGCACTGCGGCGGCTGCCCGACCGCGACGGCCGTTCCCGGTGGCTGACCTTCGTCGAGACGGCCAGGCACGACCTGGTCGACTCGGGAGGCTTCCTGGTCATCGGCGGCCTGACCGCGGCGGTGCTGAGCGTCGCCGTGCCCGCGTCGTGGCTGGAAAGCCTGAGCGGGCAGGTGGTCCTCGGCGTGATCGTGATGGCCCTGCTCGCGGTGATCCTGGCGATCTGCAGCGAGGCGGACGCCTTCGTGGCCGCGTCGCTGTCGATGCTCCCGCTGCTGCCGCGCCTGGTGTTCCTCGTGGTCGGCCCGGCGGTGGACGTGAAGCTGGTGGCACTGCAGGCAGGCACGTTCGGCAAGAAGTTCGCCTTCCGGTTCGCGCCGATGACGTTCCTGGTCGCGGTCGTCTGCGGGGTCGTCGCCGGACTCGTGGTGTTCGGAGGTGTGCGGTGA
- a CDS encoding CD225/dispanin family protein codes for MSERPQDPVPPEFQSAQPGPQPQASSPQFAPYPQQAGYPPMGYPQPGYPPPYGYAAYPPQQPPPPNYLGWAIGSIFLFWPVAIAALVKSGQVERYWAMGQPELARQASESTKTLCVIATVIGAFSVIFMFVFFGIFVSLISRY; via the coding sequence ATGAGCGAACGGCCACAGGATCCGGTGCCGCCGGAGTTCCAGAGCGCCCAGCCCGGTCCGCAGCCCCAGGCGTCCTCCCCGCAGTTCGCGCCCTACCCGCAACAGGCGGGCTACCCGCCGATGGGTTACCCGCAACCGGGATACCCGCCGCCGTACGGGTACGCGGCATACCCGCCCCAGCAGCCCCCGCCGCCGAACTACCTCGGCTGGGCGATCGGCTCGATCTTCCTGTTCTGGCCGGTGGCGATCGCGGCGCTGGTCAAGTCCGGCCAGGTCGAGCGGTACTGGGCGATGGGCCAGCCGGAACTGGCCAGGCAGGCGTCGGAGTCCACCAAGACGCTGTGCGTGATCGCCACCGTGATCGGCGCGTTCTCGGTCATCTTCATGTTCGTGTTCTTCGGCATCTTCGTCAGCCTGATCAGCCGGTACTGA
- the recO gene encoding DNA repair protein RecO: protein MTLYRDTGVVLRVQKLGEADRIITMITRRHGKLRAVAKGVRRTTSRFGARLEPFCHVDVQCYTGRTLDVITQVETVDAFAPKLVDDYQRYTAACAVLETAERLSAEEGEPVLRLYMLVAGCLRALSAGERDPSLLLDAFLMRAMAFAGWAPAVFECAKCGTPGPHQAFSVPAGGAVCAVCRPPGSASPAQDSFVLMDALMHGVWDTADLSTPGARREVSGLVAAHLQWHLERQLRSLPLVERKSY, encoded by the coding sequence GTGACTCTGTACCGCGACACCGGCGTGGTGCTGCGTGTGCAGAAACTCGGCGAGGCCGACCGGATCATCACGATGATCACCCGCCGCCACGGCAAGCTCCGCGCGGTGGCCAAAGGCGTGCGACGCACGACATCCCGGTTCGGGGCCCGCCTCGAACCGTTCTGCCACGTAGACGTGCAGTGCTACACCGGCCGGACGCTCGACGTGATCACCCAGGTCGAGACGGTCGACGCCTTCGCGCCGAAACTCGTCGACGACTACCAGCGCTACACGGCGGCCTGCGCGGTGCTGGAGACGGCCGAGCGTCTCTCGGCCGAAGAGGGCGAGCCCGTTCTGCGGCTCTACATGCTGGTGGCCGGTTGCTTACGGGCTTTGTCGGCGGGTGAACGCGATCCGTCGCTGCTGCTGGACGCGTTCCTGATGCGGGCGATGGCGTTCGCGGGCTGGGCGCCCGCGGTGTTCGAGTGCGCCAAGTGCGGCACGCCCGGACCGCATCAGGCTTTCAGCGTGCCCGCGGGTGGCGCTGTGTGCGCGGTGTGCCGTCCGCCTGGTTCGGCGAGCCCGGCGCAGGATTCCTTCGTGCTGATGGACGCGCTGATGCACGGCGTCTGGGACACGGCGGACCTGTCCACCCCTGGCGCCCGCCGCGAAGTCAGCGGTCTGGTGGCCGCGCATCTGCAGTGGCACCTGGAGCGTCAGCTCCGGTCACTGCCCCTTGTTGAACGCAAATCATACTGA
- a CDS encoding isoprenyl transferase translates to MLRRRRDRERPEFRPPDPHPSGAKPPVLDQVPQHVAIVMDGNGRWANQRGLPRTEGHKRGEEVVLDVVKGCIEVGVKWLSVYAFSTENWKRSPDEVRFLMNFNRDVIHRRVDELDALGVHVRWAGRLPKLWRSVVNELKIADERTKDNDVLNLTMCVNYGGRAEVADAAREVAKLVAAGKINPDRVDERTIAKYLYQPEMPDVDLFIRPSGEQRTSNFMLWQSAYAEMVFMDILWPDFDRRDLWRACEAYANRDRRFGGAIDAASTTEPAGDPQ, encoded by the coding sequence TTGCTTCGCCGACGCCGTGACCGCGAGCGGCCCGAGTTCCGTCCGCCGGACCCGCATCCGTCCGGTGCGAAACCGCCAGTGCTCGACCAGGTGCCCCAGCACGTCGCCATCGTGATGGACGGCAACGGGCGCTGGGCCAACCAACGCGGCCTGCCCCGCACCGAAGGACACAAGCGCGGCGAGGAAGTCGTGCTCGACGTGGTGAAGGGCTGCATCGAGGTCGGCGTGAAATGGCTCTCGGTCTACGCCTTCTCCACCGAGAACTGGAAGCGCAGCCCGGACGAGGTCCGCTTCCTGATGAACTTCAACCGCGACGTCATCCACCGCCGCGTCGACGAACTCGACGCGCTCGGGGTGCACGTGCGGTGGGCGGGCAGGCTGCCCAAGCTGTGGCGCAGCGTGGTCAACGAGCTCAAGATCGCCGACGAGCGCACCAAGGACAACGACGTGCTCAACCTGACGATGTGCGTCAACTACGGCGGCCGCGCCGAGGTCGCCGACGCCGCCAGGGAAGTCGCCAAACTGGTCGCGGCAGGCAAGATCAACCCGGACCGGGTGGACGAGCGGACCATCGCCAAATACCTCTACCAGCCCGAGATGCCGGACGTGGACCTGTTCATCCGGCCGTCCGGCGAGCAGCGCACCTCGAACTTCATGCTGTGGCAGTCCGCGTACGCCGAGATGGTGTTCATGGACATCCTGTGGCCGGACTTCGACCGTCGTGACCTGTGGCGCGCCTGCGAGGCGTACGCCAACCGCGACCGTCGCTTCGGTGGCGCCATCGACGCGGCATCCACCACCGAACCAGCAGGAGATCCACAGTGA
- the ybeY gene encoding rRNA maturation RNase YbeY, with protein sequence MSIEIANESGVAVDDATIVAAARFALDRMGVSRLAELSIMLVDLDVMADLHERWMDLPGPTDVMAFPQDELDSVRRPDASEAGPALLGDIVLCPAFAKDQARKAGHSLLDELHLLTVHGCLHLLGYDHAEPAEEREMFSLQNRILADFRVARAEARRLAVQRTADDKVLGAVGLDEPKRPHN encoded by the coding sequence GTGAGTATCGAGATAGCCAACGAGTCCGGCGTGGCGGTCGACGACGCGACGATCGTCGCCGCTGCCCGGTTCGCCCTCGACCGGATGGGCGTGAGCAGGCTCGCCGAACTGTCGATCATGCTCGTCGACCTCGACGTCATGGCCGACCTGCACGAGCGCTGGATGGACCTGCCCGGTCCGACCGACGTGATGGCCTTCCCGCAGGACGAGCTGGATTCCGTGCGCCGCCCGGACGCCTCCGAGGCGGGCCCGGCGCTGCTCGGCGACATCGTGCTGTGCCCGGCGTTCGCCAAGGACCAGGCGCGCAAGGCCGGCCACAGCCTGCTGGACGAGCTGCACCTGCTGACCGTGCACGGCTGCCTGCACCTGCTCGGCTACGACCACGCCGAGCCCGCCGAGGAACGGGAGATGTTCTCGCTGCAGAACAGGATCCTGGCGGACTTCCGGGTGGCGCGGGCCGAGGCCAGACGGCTCGCGGTCCAGCGCACCGCCGACGACAAGGTGCTCGGCGCGGTCGGGCTGGACGAGCCGAAACGCCCCCATAACTGA
- the era gene encoding GTPase Era — MPDGHRSGFACFVGRPNAGKSTLTNALVGTKVAITSSKPQTTRHAIRGIVHRPDAQLIIVDTPGLHRPRTLLGQRLNDVVMSTWSEVDVIGFCLPADQKIGPGDRFIAQQLSKVSKRTPVIGVVTKTDLVGQAQVAEQLVAAQELMDFAEFIPVSAVNGYQVEQLSDLLVTQLPDGPPLYPEGELTDEPEVTLVAELVREAALEGVRDELPHSIAVVVEEMAFREGRDDLIDVHAELYVERPSQKGIILGHKGERLKKVGTAARAQIEALLGAKVYLDLHVKVAKDWQRDPKQLRRLGF; from the coding sequence ATTCCCGACGGCCACAGGTCAGGTTTCGCGTGTTTCGTGGGTCGCCCGAACGCGGGCAAGTCCACGCTGACCAACGCGCTGGTCGGTACGAAGGTCGCGATCACCTCCAGCAAGCCGCAGACCACCAGGCACGCCATCCGCGGCATCGTGCACCGGCCGGACGCCCAGCTGATCATCGTGGACACACCCGGCCTGCACCGGCCGCGCACCCTGCTCGGCCAGCGGCTCAACGACGTCGTCATGTCGACGTGGTCCGAAGTGGACGTCATCGGCTTCTGCCTGCCCGCCGACCAGAAGATCGGGCCGGGTGACCGGTTCATCGCGCAGCAGCTGTCGAAGGTGTCCAAGCGCACGCCGGTGATCGGCGTGGTCACCAAGACCGACCTGGTCGGCCAGGCGCAGGTCGCCGAGCAGCTGGTCGCCGCGCAGGAGCTGATGGACTTCGCCGAGTTCATCCCGGTGTCCGCGGTGAACGGCTACCAGGTCGAGCAGCTGTCGGACCTGCTGGTCACCCAGCTGCCGGACGGGCCGCCGCTGTACCCCGAGGGCGAGCTGACCGACGAGCCCGAGGTGACGCTGGTCGCCGAGCTCGTGCGGGAGGCCGCGCTGGAGGGCGTGCGGGACGAGCTGCCGCACTCGATCGCGGTGGTGGTCGAGGAGATGGCGTTCCGGGAAGGCCGGGACGACCTGATCGACGTGCACGCCGAGCTGTACGTGGAGCGCCCGAGCCAGAAGGGCATCATCCTGGGGCACAAGGGCGAGCGGCTCAAGAAGGTCGGCACCGCGGCCCGTGCCCAGATCGAGGCGCTGCTGGGCGCGAAGGTCTACCTCGACCTGCACGTGAAGGTCGCCAAGGACTGGCAGCGCGACCCGAAGCAGTTGCGGCGGCTGGGTTTCTGA